A part of Mycolicibacterium sp. TUM20985 genomic DNA contains:
- a CDS encoding helix-turn-helix transcriptional regulator codes for MSAVNVARALEALEIARFLDAASSAPAALLLEGEPGIGKTTLWLTALDEARDRGIRVLSTRPTAAESVMAYTALADLLASVAPSAWADLAAPQRQAVDRIMPRTRDMGDRDVVTDQRAITAGFLSVVEHLAKESPLLLAIDDLQWLDSSSVRVLDSVGRRISGPVAMLGTVRTADLSSVSWFQSPKPDRFHRISLRPFSVGALHAVISKRLGRSYPRPTMLHIHQTSGGNPFYAIELARSINADTGGGGDVLPPSLTELVDRRIDGVGAANEVALLASSCLPAPTVDLVARAVDTEVGDLVELLEPAETQGIISLDGNRIRFSHPILAKGVYQRASPATRRAMHHRLAELIDDPESRARHLALAATTGDPATLTELDAAADIARNRGAPGAAAELVNLALALGGDTPQRRITLAGLHFNAGDSERARSLLEETIAALGQGVLRARARHLLGVVRMFDDSFTDAADMLQRALDEVGDDPAFRAEALVFLAFAQINSGRAVEASQSVDEAVELCESPPLAHLLSQALSMRTTLRFMHGDGLDRESVNRAVELQNHDVNVPMAIRANVQSALLSAWNGELDSARDELAVIKRRSVEYGEDGDLIFATFHIGILSVWRGEFDALAAEAEEAMERALQLNGDVPRYVALTVTALWTAHAGEVEEARRTCAEGLAAGLRSGAANLSGWPVMTEGFLEVSLGRYAEALAVLDPLLAAVARAPGSMEIISSWFLPDAVEAMVELGRLEDAAGWVDLMESNGIRLDRAWLLAVAGRCRGMLQAARDDLDGALEATERAMTQHDRVPMPFERARTQLFLGQLQRKLRRRDDAATSLGAALADFERLGTPLWARRARDELALADGGPPPETTLTPSELRVARLAASGMTNRDVAANLYMSPKTVEAKLSRVYRKLHISSRAELGSRMDGVSD; via the coding sequence GTGAGCGCTGTGAATGTAGCTCGAGCGCTAGAGGCGTTGGAGATCGCTCGGTTTCTGGATGCGGCCTCGTCTGCACCGGCGGCGCTGTTACTGGAAGGCGAGCCGGGCATCGGCAAGACGACGCTCTGGCTGACGGCCCTCGACGAAGCTCGCGACCGAGGCATCCGAGTCCTGTCGACGCGGCCAACGGCCGCGGAGTCGGTCATGGCGTACACGGCGCTGGCCGACCTTCTGGCCTCGGTCGCGCCGTCGGCCTGGGCCGACCTCGCCGCGCCCCAGCGCCAAGCAGTGGACCGAATCATGCCGCGCACCAGGGACATGGGCGACCGTGACGTCGTGACCGACCAGCGCGCGATCACCGCAGGATTCTTGTCCGTCGTCGAACACCTCGCCAAGGAAAGCCCGCTATTGCTCGCGATCGACGACTTGCAGTGGCTCGACTCGTCGAGCGTGCGCGTACTCGATTCGGTCGGCCGCCGCATCTCCGGTCCCGTCGCGATGCTTGGCACGGTGCGTACGGCCGACCTGTCCTCGGTTTCTTGGTTCCAGTCTCCGAAACCAGATCGGTTTCATCGAATCTCCCTGCGCCCATTCAGCGTAGGAGCCCTACACGCCGTCATCTCCAAGCGTCTCGGACGCTCCTATCCACGCCCGACGATGTTGCACATCCACCAGACGTCCGGTGGAAATCCGTTCTACGCAATCGAGTTGGCGAGATCGATCAACGCAGACACCGGTGGCGGCGGGGATGTCCTGCCACCGTCGTTGACCGAGCTCGTCGATCGCCGCATCGACGGCGTCGGTGCGGCCAACGAAGTCGCTCTGCTAGCCAGTTCGTGCCTTCCGGCACCGACGGTCGACCTGGTCGCCCGGGCCGTCGACACCGAGGTGGGCGACCTCGTCGAACTGCTGGAACCCGCCGAGACACAAGGAATCATCAGCCTGGACGGGAATCGAATCCGGTTCAGCCACCCGATACTCGCCAAGGGGGTGTACCAACGGGCATCCCCGGCGACCCGCCGCGCGATGCATCACCGCCTTGCCGAGCTCATCGACGACCCCGAGTCGCGGGCCCGGCATCTTGCGCTGGCTGCGACGACCGGGGATCCGGCGACGTTGACCGAGCTCGACGCCGCAGCCGACATCGCGCGCAACAGGGGCGCACCCGGGGCAGCAGCCGAACTCGTCAACCTGGCACTCGCGCTCGGCGGGGACACACCGCAGCGTCGAATCACCCTGGCGGGTCTGCACTTCAATGCAGGAGACTCCGAACGCGCCCGTAGCCTGCTCGAGGAGACGATCGCAGCACTCGGACAGGGTGTACTCCGCGCGCGAGCACGCCACCTGCTCGGCGTCGTGCGGATGTTCGACGACAGTTTCACCGACGCTGCGGACATGCTGCAGAGAGCACTCGACGAGGTTGGTGACGACCCGGCGTTCCGGGCCGAGGCTCTTGTCTTCCTGGCGTTCGCCCAGATCAATTCGGGGCGTGCGGTCGAAGCCAGCCAGAGCGTCGACGAGGCCGTCGAGCTGTGCGAATCGCCGCCGCTGGCCCACCTTCTCAGTCAGGCACTGTCCATGCGAACCACCCTGCGCTTCATGCACGGAGACGGACTCGACCGAGAAAGTGTGAACCGCGCCGTCGAACTGCAGAATCATGACGTCAACGTGCCCATGGCGATTCGGGCCAACGTGCAGAGTGCACTGCTCTCGGCGTGGAACGGCGAACTCGACAGCGCGCGAGACGAACTGGCCGTCATCAAGCGGCGCTCCGTCGAATACGGAGAGGATGGCGACCTGATCTTCGCCACCTTTCACATCGGCATACTCAGCGTGTGGCGCGGAGAGTTCGATGCGCTCGCCGCCGAGGCCGAGGAAGCGATGGAGCGCGCGCTGCAGCTCAACGGGGACGTCCCGCGCTACGTCGCCCTGACGGTCACCGCGCTGTGGACCGCCCATGCCGGCGAGGTCGAGGAGGCTCGTCGAACGTGTGCCGAAGGGCTTGCGGCCGGTCTCCGGTCCGGTGCGGCCAACCTGTCCGGATGGCCCGTGATGACAGAGGGTTTCCTCGAGGTCTCGCTCGGCCGCTACGCCGAAGCGCTCGCGGTCCTCGACCCGCTTCTCGCCGCCGTGGCCCGAGCACCTGGATCGATGGAGATCATCTCGTCGTGGTTCCTCCCCGATGCCGTGGAGGCGATGGTCGAGCTTGGCCGGCTCGAGGATGCCGCCGGCTGGGTCGACCTCATGGAGAGCAATGGCATTCGCCTGGACCGGGCGTGGTTGCTTGCCGTCGCAGGGCGGTGTCGCGGCATGCTGCAGGCAGCCCGCGACGATCTCGACGGTGCTCTGGAGGCCACCGAACGAGCCATGACCCAACACGATCGGGTGCCGATGCCCTTCGAGCGCGCTCGTACGCAACTCTTCCTTGGCCAACTACAGCGCAAGCTGCGTCGACGCGACGATGCGGCGACGAGTCTGGGGGCGGCGCTGGCCGACTTCGAGCGGCTCGGCACGCCCTTGTGGGCGCGACGTGCTCGCGATGAACTGGCACTTGCCGACGGCGGGCCGCCGCCCGAAACGACGCTGACTCCGTCTGAACTTCGCGTAGCCCGGCTCGCTGCCTCGGGGATGACGAACCGTGACGTTGCGGCGAACCTCTACATGAGCCCGAAGACGGTGGAGGCCAAACTGTCTCGGGTGTACCGCAAGTTGCACATCAGCTCGAGGGCCGAGCTGGGCAGTCGTATGGACGGGGTGTCGGACTGA
- a CDS encoding DedA family protein, translated as MTTTTLALMPDFLDPLTLIGYFGTWALVGLLVVVFIESGVLFPVLPGDSLLFVAGMLAAGTAAQAEAVDTNFQLWQLLVFIPIAAVAGSQVGYWIGRSIGTSMFKPKARFLKQKYLDEAHAFFEERGPFAIVLARFVPIVRTLAPITAGAARMNYGVFTLFNVIGAVVWGVGLTLLGYWLGQFEIIQKLLEPIFLVIVLASVAPIFFEWRKRRKAAKRAGLVTPDEPAAEQA; from the coding sequence ATGACCACCACCACCCTGGCGTTGATGCCGGACTTCCTGGACCCGCTGACGCTCATCGGGTACTTCGGTACGTGGGCGTTGGTGGGCCTTCTGGTCGTCGTCTTCATCGAGTCGGGCGTCCTGTTCCCCGTGCTCCCCGGCGACTCGCTGCTGTTCGTCGCGGGGATGCTCGCCGCGGGTACGGCCGCCCAGGCCGAGGCCGTCGACACCAACTTCCAGCTGTGGCAGCTGCTGGTGTTCATCCCCATCGCCGCCGTGGCGGGCAGCCAGGTCGGCTACTGGATCGGCCGCAGCATCGGCACGTCGATGTTCAAGCCCAAGGCGCGGTTCCTGAAGCAGAAGTACCTCGACGAGGCGCACGCGTTCTTCGAGGAACGCGGACCCTTCGCCATCGTGTTGGCCCGCTTCGTGCCGATCGTGCGGACCCTCGCCCCGATCACCGCAGGCGCCGCCAGGATGAACTACGGCGTGTTCACGCTCTTCAACGTCATCGGCGCCGTCGTGTGGGGCGTGGGACTGACGCTCCTCGGCTACTGGCTCGGCCAGTTCGAGATCATTCAGAAGCTGCTGGAGCCCATCTTCCTGGTGATCGTGCTGGCCTCGGTGGCCCCGATCTTCTTCGAATGGCGCAAGCGTCGCAAGGCCGCCAAGCGTGCGGGCCTGGTGACCCCGGACGAGCCCGCCGCTGAGCAGGCCTAG
- a CDS encoding LLM class F420-dependent oxidoreductase — translation MTDTERARTDYPSTIGVWWASDTWAMPAAQEVAREIEALGFGSLFIPEVTGKECLTQSAAFLSATERLVVGTGIANIHARAASAAESGARTLSALFPGRFVLGLGVSHAPLVEYGFGGVYDKPLTTMRGYLEKMASVPEQIEPGAGRPVRLLAALGPKMIELSGTHADGAHPYLVLPEQSAKTREILGPDKWIVSEQGVVVGGDPEEQLAFAHGHLNVYSGLPNYRNSWLRQGFDESDLVRGGSDRLARRIIGLGSVDDAAASVHAHLDAGADHVVVQVIGADPTADPRPALRILAKALGLG, via the coding sequence GTGACCGACACTGAACGCGCACGTACCGACTATCCGAGCACGATCGGCGTCTGGTGGGCCAGCGACACCTGGGCCATGCCCGCCGCGCAGGAGGTGGCCCGCGAGATCGAGGCACTCGGCTTCGGGTCGCTGTTCATTCCCGAGGTCACGGGCAAGGAGTGCCTGACCCAGTCGGCCGCCTTCCTGTCCGCCACCGAGCGACTCGTCGTCGGCACCGGCATCGCGAACATCCACGCCAGGGCGGCGTCGGCCGCCGAGTCGGGTGCCCGCACGCTGAGCGCTCTGTTCCCGGGCCGGTTCGTCCTCGGCCTCGGGGTCAGCCATGCGCCGCTGGTCGAGTACGGCTTCGGCGGGGTATACGACAAGCCGCTGACGACCATGCGCGGCTACCTGGAGAAGATGGCGTCGGTCCCCGAGCAGATCGAGCCGGGCGCCGGACGGCCGGTGCGGCTGCTGGCCGCGTTGGGGCCCAAGATGATCGAGCTGTCCGGGACGCACGCCGACGGCGCGCATCCCTATCTGGTGCTGCCGGAGCAGTCGGCGAAGACCCGCGAGATCCTCGGACCGGACAAGTGGATCGTCTCCGAGCAGGGGGTCGTCGTGGGCGGGGACCCGGAGGAGCAGCTGGCGTTCGCGCACGGCCACCTCAACGTCTACAGCGGGCTGCCGAACTACCGGAACTCCTGGCTGCGCCAGGGGTTCGACGAGTCGGATCTGGTCCGAGGTGGCTCAGATCGTTTGGCGCGCAGAATCATTGGACTTGGATCGGTGGATGACGCTGCGGCCAGCGTGCACGCTCACCTCGACGCCGGCGCCGATCACGTCGTCGTGCAGGTCATCGGTGCCGACCCGACCGCCGATCCGCGCCCGGCGTTGCGCATCCTGGCGAAGGCGTTGGGCCTCGGCTAG
- a CDS encoding ferredoxin reductase family protein, with amino-acid sequence MDGSLGLSAERRVRAALRTPAWIGAYVAVVVVPLIFAVIGVADDDRGFWREFTVALGFVGLSMMGLQFVLVARVKAVAAPFGEDALVHFHRYMGYVGTCFILAHPILLIVLVDPTYIERVNPFTAPWAGRFGTLAIVCLLAVIVTSVWRAALHLSYEAWQAMHLVLSTIAITAALVHVELIGHYVNEPWKRLLWVVMTVGFLLMFLWVRIARPLLRRRRSWEVVSVVSERGGVNTVTLRPVRHAGFTFAPGQFGWLSLNRSPFALTQHPFSFSSNGDDPTTLQMSIKELGDFTGTVGAIAPTTRAYVDGPHGVFSPDRYSGPGFVFLAGGVGIGPVMSMLRTFASRDERRPCYLFFGVPRFEDATFREEIDALTEQLVLTVIYVVSDPTPTWAGEQGFITAQTLRRRLPAEYGTLQYFICGPNAMQDAMEDALGTLGIPGGHVHTERFNFV; translated from the coding sequence GTGGACGGTAGTCTCGGCCTGAGTGCAGAACGGCGGGTGCGAGCGGCGTTGCGCACTCCGGCGTGGATCGGCGCTTACGTTGCCGTCGTCGTCGTTCCCTTGATCTTCGCCGTCATCGGGGTAGCCGACGACGATCGCGGGTTCTGGCGGGAGTTCACCGTCGCGCTGGGTTTCGTCGGGTTGTCGATGATGGGTCTGCAGTTCGTGCTGGTCGCCCGGGTGAAGGCGGTCGCGGCCCCGTTCGGTGAAGACGCGCTGGTGCACTTCCACCGCTATATGGGTTATGTCGGAACGTGTTTCATTCTTGCGCATCCAATCCTGTTGATCGTGCTAGTAGATCCGACGTACATCGAGCGGGTCAACCCATTCACAGCACCATGGGCAGGTCGTTTCGGAACCCTGGCGATCGTCTGTCTGTTGGCGGTGATCGTGACATCGGTATGGCGCGCGGCGCTGCACCTCTCATACGAGGCTTGGCAGGCAATGCATTTGGTGCTGTCCACCATCGCGATCACCGCAGCGCTGGTGCACGTCGAACTGATCGGCCACTACGTGAACGAGCCCTGGAAGCGTCTGCTCTGGGTCGTCATGACGGTGGGCTTCCTTCTGATGTTCCTGTGGGTACGCATCGCCCGACCACTGCTGCGGAGACGACGTTCGTGGGAAGTCGTGTCGGTGGTCTCCGAACGTGGCGGCGTCAACACGGTCACCTTGCGTCCCGTCCGACACGCCGGGTTCACCTTTGCCCCCGGGCAATTCGGATGGCTGTCGTTGAATCGATCACCGTTTGCACTGACACAGCACCCGTTCTCGTTCTCCTCCAACGGAGATGATCCGACGACCTTGCAAATGAGCATCAAGGAACTCGGCGACTTCACCGGGACCGTCGGTGCAATTGCACCGACCACCCGCGCCTATGTCGACGGTCCGCATGGCGTGTTCTCGCCTGACCGTTACTCCGGGCCTGGGTTCGTCTTCCTCGCCGGCGGTGTAGGCATCGGGCCGGTGATGAGCATGTTGCGGACCTTCGCGTCTCGCGACGAACGCAGGCCGTGCTATCTGTTCTTTGGAGTTCCCAGGTTCGAGGATGCGACCTTTCGCGAGGAGATAGACGCTCTGACAGAGCAATTGGTGCTCACCGTCATCTACGTCGTGTCCGATCCCACGCCCACATGGGCGGGAGAGCAGGGGTTCATCACCGCCCAGACGCTGCGCAGGCGCCTGCCCGCTGAATACGGGACCCTGCAGTACTTCATCTGTGGTCCCAACGCGATGCAGGACGCGATGGAGGATGCTCTCGGCACTCTGGGGATACCCGGTGGCCACGTTCACACCGAGCGTTTCAACTTCGTCTGA
- the nhaA gene encoding Na+/H+ antiporter NhaA yields the protein MTTTDGPRSSRRAPSRFGRDPTAARSGENTAAALLLAFTIIAILWANSPWAQSYSDVLGTEVGLRLGEFHAEMSVKHLINDGLMTFFFFIVGLEVKSQFTIGELTDRARAVVPVVAALAGLMVPALVFLALNPSGDDARAWGVVISTDTAFLVGALAIVGPRCPARLRTFLLTLAVVDDVGALLAIAVFYSDQVSLVPLLVAVALIGGLAAVRLLPTAQVPAYAVLAVALWIALSMGGVHPTLAGVVVALLIPVFTPERQRVEEAVEVIRAFRQSPNSEYARAATRSLRDSISINERLQTGFGSYVSFFVLPLFALANAGVRLDGETMSAAVRSPLTWGVITGLVVGKFIGITGATALVRAAGMGVLAPGLTLRRVAGGAALSGIGFTISLFIIDLAIEDPERQDLARVGVLAASVLALAVGWVTFRITDWLSPPVAVGMTLIREVDPNRDHLRGDPDAPLTLVEYGDFECPFCSRATGAIDEVREYFGPDRLRYVWRHLPLERVHPHAMDAARASEAAALQGRFLDLAIKMFEFQEHLEWEHIYRYADGVGIDIAKFDDDLHSPQVLHRVQDDAQDAELMDLGSTPTFFVNGRRHSGPWDAASLIRALEAKD from the coding sequence GTGACCACGACCGACGGTCCGCGGTCCAGCAGGCGCGCGCCGAGCCGCTTCGGCCGCGATCCGACGGCCGCGCGCAGCGGTGAGAACACGGCAGCCGCCCTGCTGCTGGCGTTCACCATCATCGCCATCCTGTGGGCCAATTCGCCTTGGGCGCAAAGCTATTCCGACGTCCTGGGCACCGAGGTCGGGCTTCGCCTCGGCGAGTTCCACGCCGAGATGAGCGTCAAGCACCTCATCAACGACGGCCTGATGACCTTCTTCTTCTTCATCGTCGGCCTGGAGGTGAAGAGCCAGTTCACCATCGGTGAGCTCACCGACCGGGCCCGCGCCGTGGTACCGGTCGTGGCGGCACTCGCGGGTCTGATGGTGCCCGCGCTCGTCTTCCTCGCGTTGAACCCGTCCGGTGACGACGCCAGAGCGTGGGGTGTGGTGATCTCCACCGACACCGCTTTCCTGGTGGGCGCGTTGGCGATCGTCGGCCCCAGGTGTCCGGCCCGGTTACGGACGTTCCTGCTGACACTGGCCGTCGTCGACGACGTGGGCGCACTGCTGGCCATCGCCGTCTTCTACTCCGATCAGGTCAGCCTGGTCCCGCTGCTCGTCGCCGTGGCGCTCATCGGCGGGCTCGCGGCGGTGCGGCTGTTGCCCACCGCGCAGGTTCCCGCCTACGCGGTGCTGGCGGTAGCGCTGTGGATCGCCCTGTCGATGGGTGGTGTGCATCCGACCCTGGCCGGCGTGGTGGTCGCGCTGCTGATCCCGGTGTTCACCCCCGAGCGGCAGCGTGTCGAGGAGGCGGTCGAGGTGATCCGCGCCTTCCGGCAGTCTCCGAATTCGGAGTACGCGCGCGCGGCGACCCGCAGCCTGCGCGACTCCATCTCGATCAACGAACGTCTGCAGACGGGGTTCGGCTCCTATGTGTCGTTCTTCGTCCTGCCGTTGTTCGCGCTGGCCAACGCGGGTGTGCGCCTGGACGGCGAGACGATGTCCGCGGCCGTGCGATCACCCCTGACCTGGGGCGTGATCACCGGGCTGGTGGTGGGCAAGTTCATCGGGATCACCGGCGCGACGGCCCTGGTGCGGGCGGCCGGAATGGGCGTGCTGGCACCAGGTCTCACCCTGCGCCGGGTGGCCGGTGGGGCCGCCCTCTCGGGTATCGGGTTCACCATCTCGCTGTTCATCATCGACCTGGCCATCGAGGATCCGGAGCGGCAGGACCTGGCGCGCGTCGGCGTCCTGGCCGCGTCCGTGCTGGCGCTGGCGGTGGGCTGGGTGACGTTCCGGATCACCGATTGGCTGAGCCCGCCGGTCGCCGTCGGGATGACGCTGATCCGCGAGGTCGATCCGAACCGCGACCATCTGCGCGGCGACCCGGACGCGCCGCTGACACTGGTCGAGTACGGCGACTTCGAGTGCCCGTTCTGCAGCCGGGCCACTGGCGCCATCGACGAGGTCCGCGAGTACTTCGGTCCCGATCGACTGCGCTACGTGTGGCGCCACCTTCCGTTGGAGCGCGTCCACCCGCACGCCATGGATGCCGCCCGGGCGAGTGAGGCCGCCGCGCTGCAGGGCCGCTTCTTAGATCTGGCGATCAAGATGTTCGAGTTCCAGGAGCACCTGGAATGGGAGCACATCTACCGCTACGCCGACGGCGTCGGCATCGACATCGCGAAGTTCGACGATGATCTGCACTCGCCCCAGGTTCTGCACCGGGTGCAGGACGACGCGCAGGACGCCGAGTTGATGGATCTCGGGTCCACGCCGACGTTCTTCGTCAACGGACGGCGCCACTCCGGGCCGTGGGATGCGGCCAGCCTGATCCGCGCGCTGGAGGCGAAGGATTAG
- a CDS encoding acetoacetate--CoA ligase, with protein MSGDWSPDQRTIDDANVTRFLHWLAESGRGEFADYHALWRASVADLDWFWGAVWSFFDIQATTPPTAVLGNSEMPGAQWFPGATLNYVDQIFRHATDDRPAMVVAGEDGSAEWSWARLRTETAAFAAYLRSVGVQAGDRVVGYLPNVGEAVVAFLGAASVGATWAVCNQDLAVGGVVARLSQLEPTVLVASDGSVYAGKRRDRHDELAEIRSQLTTLKATVVVPRLGEPVVGNTPWAEALERGAGAELDVTPVPFDHPLWVLFSSGTTGTPKGIVHGHGGVLLEHVKYLSLHLDLKPQDRFFWQSSTSWMMWNLLVSGLLVGSTIVLYDGSPTYGRTDYLWQVAADHRVTVIGAGAGYWLACAKEELHPGRDHPLESLRAVGSTGSPLPASGFGWLQEGIGRPVPVISMSGGTDVVTAFIGGAPLVPIRAGELNAICLGVAVQAWAEGGRSVTDEAGELVVTAPMPSMPVSFWNDEDGEKYRTAYFDKYPGVWCHGDWITITERESVVVHGRSDATLNRGGVRMGSAEIYNAVESMAEIQDCLVVGVELDDGGYWMPLFVACADGVEFGDDLRARIVESIRHGASPRHVPDDVIHVPGIPRTMTGKRLEIPIKRILLGANPSEVLTPSAVDRPELLGEFAGHART; from the coding sequence ATGTCGGGGGACTGGAGCCCCGACCAGCGGACCATCGACGATGCCAACGTGACGCGGTTCCTGCACTGGCTGGCCGAGAGTGGGCGGGGTGAATTCGCCGACTACCACGCGTTGTGGAGGGCATCCGTCGCCGACCTCGACTGGTTCTGGGGTGCGGTCTGGTCGTTCTTCGACATCCAAGCCACGACGCCACCGACCGCGGTGCTCGGGAACAGCGAAATGCCTGGAGCGCAATGGTTTCCGGGTGCCACGCTGAACTACGTCGACCAGATCTTCCGGCATGCCACCGACGACCGACCCGCGATGGTGGTCGCGGGTGAGGACGGCTCGGCGGAGTGGTCGTGGGCGCGGCTGCGCACGGAGACCGCGGCCTTCGCGGCGTACCTACGCAGTGTCGGCGTGCAAGCGGGTGACCGCGTCGTCGGATACCTGCCGAACGTCGGCGAGGCGGTCGTCGCCTTCTTGGGTGCCGCGAGCGTCGGCGCCACCTGGGCGGTGTGCAACCAGGACCTCGCCGTCGGAGGCGTCGTCGCACGCCTAAGCCAGCTGGAGCCGACGGTGCTGGTGGCCAGTGACGGTTCGGTGTACGCAGGCAAGCGGCGAGACCGCCACGACGAACTGGCCGAGATCCGTTCGCAGCTAACGACATTGAAGGCAACGGTGGTGGTGCCGCGGCTCGGCGAGCCGGTGGTTGGGAACACCCCGTGGGCCGAGGCGCTAGAGCGCGGAGCCGGCGCGGAACTCGACGTCACGCCCGTCCCGTTCGACCACCCGCTGTGGGTGCTGTTCTCCTCCGGTACCACCGGCACGCCGAAGGGCATCGTGCACGGCCACGGTGGCGTCCTGCTCGAGCACGTCAAGTACCTGAGCCTGCACCTCGACCTGAAACCGCAGGACCGGTTCTTCTGGCAGTCCAGCACCAGCTGGATGATGTGGAACCTGCTGGTGTCGGGGCTGCTCGTTGGCTCCACGATCGTGCTGTACGACGGCAGCCCCACCTACGGTCGCACCGACTACCTTTGGCAGGTCGCGGCCGATCATCGGGTCACGGTGATCGGCGCGGGCGCGGGTTACTGGCTGGCGTGCGCCAAGGAGGAGCTGCATCCCGGGAGGGACCATCCGCTGGAGTCGCTGCGGGCGGTCGGATCGACGGGTTCGCCCTTGCCTGCCTCCGGTTTCGGCTGGCTGCAGGAAGGCATCGGCCGACCGGTCCCGGTGATCTCGATGAGCGGCGGCACCGACGTCGTGACCGCGTTCATCGGCGGTGCCCCGCTGGTGCCGATCCGGGCCGGCGAGCTGAACGCGATCTGTCTGGGCGTGGCGGTGCAAGCGTGGGCCGAGGGCGGACGGTCGGTCACCGACGAGGCGGGTGAGCTGGTGGTGACGGCGCCGATGCCGTCGATGCCGGTGTCCTTCTGGAACGACGAGGACGGCGAGAAATACCGCACGGCGTACTTCGACAAGTACCCCGGCGTGTGGTGCCATGGCGACTGGATCACCATCACCGAGCGCGAATCCGTCGTGGTGCACGGTCGTTCGGACGCCACCCTGAACCGGGGCGGGGTCAGGATGGGCAGCGCGGAGATCTACAACGCGGTCGAGAGCATGGCCGAGATCCAAGACTGCCTGGTGGTGGGTGTCGAACTCGATGACGGCGGATACTGGATGCCCCTGTTCGTCGCCTGCGCCGACGGGGTCGAGTTCGGTGACGACCTGCGGGCCCGGATCGTCGAGTCGATCCGCCACGGCGCCTCGCCTCGGCACGTTCCCGACGACGTCATCCACGTGCCAGGAATTCCGCGCACCATGACGGGCAAGCGGCTGGAGATCCCGATCAAGCGAATCCTGCTGGGCGCGAACCCGTCCGAGGTGCTGACCCCCAGCGCCGTGGACCGCCCCGAATTGCTCGGTGAGTTCGCGGGGCACGCCAGGACGTGA
- a CDS encoding glycoside hydrolase family 76 protein has translation MDQLWGNRAASAEAAIAKRHYRRLWRLPGTQLGVVAWPPTKKAQSFGTWHYWWQAHLLDCLVDAQIRDPQPERRVTIERQIRGQHWRNTGRWINDYYDDMAWLALSLERAGSQAGVERPKALDKLADQFLNAWVPEDGGGIPWRKQDQFFNAPANGPAGIFLARYDRLRRAQQMADWIDETLIDPDTHLVFDGIKGGSMVRAQYTYCQGVVLGLEVELAARTQDARHADRVRRLVKAIADEMAPGGVIKGAGGGDGGLFNGILARYLALAATLLPEDSQEDTATRATAKELVLKSAHSAWDYRQTVDGLPLFGAFWDRNADLPTAGGKDAEFVEGAVNASEVPERDLSVQLSGWMLMEAAHTVSDDVPPGQLLLDVSETPTEEDGPQ, from the coding sequence ATGGATCAGCTGTGGGGCAATCGCGCGGCCAGCGCTGAGGCCGCGATCGCGAAGCGGCACTACCGTCGACTCTGGCGGCTGCCCGGTACGCAACTCGGCGTCGTCGCCTGGCCGCCCACCAAGAAGGCGCAGTCGTTCGGCACCTGGCACTACTGGTGGCAGGCGCACCTGCTCGACTGCCTGGTCGACGCGCAGATCCGCGACCCGCAGCCCGAGCGCAGGGTGACCATCGAACGCCAGATCAGGGGACAGCACTGGCGCAACACCGGGCGTTGGATCAACGACTACTACGACGACATGGCGTGGCTGGCGCTCTCCCTCGAACGGGCGGGGAGCCAGGCCGGCGTCGAACGGCCGAAGGCGCTCGACAAGCTGGCCGACCAATTCCTCAACGCGTGGGTGCCGGAGGACGGTGGCGGCATCCCCTGGCGCAAGCAGGACCAGTTCTTCAACGCCCCCGCCAACGGACCCGCCGGGATCTTCCTGGCGCGCTACGACCGCCTGCGCCGCGCACAGCAGATGGCCGACTGGATCGACGAGACGCTGATCGACCCGGACACCCACCTGGTGTTCGACGGCATCAAGGGCGGGTCGATGGTCCGCGCGCAGTACACCTATTGCCAGGGCGTCGTCCTCGGTCTCGAGGTGGAGCTGGCCGCCCGCACCCAGGACGCCCGCCATGCCGACCGCGTGCGTCGCCTGGTGAAGGCGATCGCCGACGAGATGGCGCCCGGTGGCGTCATCAAGGGCGCCGGTGGCGGCGACGGCGGACTCTTCAACGGCATCCTGGCGCGGTACCTCGCGCTCGCCGCCACGCTGCTGCCCGAGGACAGCCAGGAGGACACCGCCACCCGTGCCACCGCCAAGGAGCTGGTGCTGAAGTCCGCCCACTCGGCCTGGGACTACCGGCAGACCGTCGACGGTCTGCCGCTGTTCGGAGCGTTCTGGGACCGCAACGCCGACCTGCCGACGGCCGGTGGCAAGGACGCGGAGTTCGTCGAAGGGGCGGTGAACGCCTCCGAAGTGCCCGAACGTGATCTTTCCGTTCAACTTTCGGGTTGGATGCTCATGGAGGCCGCACACACCGTCAGCGACGACGTGCCCCCGGGGCAGCTCCTGCTGGACGTATCCGAAACGCCTACGGAGGAGGACGGCCCGCAGTGA